The segment CATGTGCGAGACCGGCTGGGCTTCGATGTGCCCGTCCACCATGCCCACATGGTAAGAACCGCCCCTGCCTTCCAGCTCGCGGGCCAGGGTATCCATCGCGGTGTTGACCAGGCGCACGGCGAGGGTGCGGTCAAAGGGTGAGGGGTTACCGCCCTGCTGGGCATGACCGATGATGAGCGAGCGCACGTCGAACAGGTCCCCGCCCTCTTCCTCGAAGATGTTGGCCAACACGTCGGCGTTGTAGTATTCGGAGGCGTCCTCGTTGCGCACCACCAGGTAGAGCTGGCGGCCGGCCTCGAAGGAGCGGATCATCTTTTGGGTGTCGGCGGCGAGCTGACTGAGGGTGATGCCGTCCTCGTAGAGGTAGACCTGCTCGGCGCCCGTGGTGAGCGCGGACATGAGGGCGAGGTAGCCGCACTTGCGGCCCATCGTTTCAACCACGAAGCAGCGCCGGGAGGCGGAGGCAGACTGGCGGATTCGGTCGATTGTCTCGGTGTTCCAGTTCAGGGCCGTGTCGGTGCCGATCGAGAACTCGGAGCCGGGCAGATTGTTGTCGATCGAGGCGGGCACGAGCACCATCGGGATTTTGAACGCGGGGTAGCGCGAGGATTCCTTGTACATTTCGTAGGCCATCTTGTAGCCCTTGAATCCACCGATGACGATGAGGCCGTCGAGGCGGGCGTTTTCGATCGCGCGGCCCAGTGCGTAGTACTGGTCGATGTCGGGGATCGTGCGGCGGGTCCCTAGCTCGGCGCCGCCGTCCTCGGCCCAGCCTTCGACGTCGTTCCACTTCAGTTCGCGGATCTTGCCGTCCACGAGACCGGGGAAGCCGCCGGAGATGCCAAGCATGGTGTAGCCGCGGTCGATGCCGAACTTGACGGCGGCGCGCGCGGCGGGGTTCATGCCCGGGGCAAGGCCGCCGGCATGGAGGATGCCGATGCGCTTCGAGTTCTTCGGGCGCTCGGGGGCCTCGGGGGAGGACAGGGTGTTGAAGAGGTCGATCATCTCGCGGTAGTGGCTGCCGCGGGAGGTCACGGCGCTGTCCCAGTCTCCGGTGGTCAAGTATTCCTTGACGGCGCGGGTGTTCTTGATGGCCTCCATCATGGGCAGGCGCACCAGCTTGTTACGCCGAGTTCCAATGATGACGGGCTCAGTCTGCGGGGTCGCGTGGTACATGTCCCACGCCGCGGTGTAGCCCAGGAGGGTGGGCATCCACCGGTCATAGGCGGAGGGGGTACCGCCACGCTGGACGTGGCCGAGAGAGGTGATGCGCGGGTCTTCACCCATGCGGTCTTTGATGGCGGCGCGCACGTCCTCCGCCGTGATGGGCTTGCCGGCCTGGTCGGAGGCGCCCTCGGCGACGACGATGAGCGAGTCGCGTCGTCCGTTCTTTCGGCCCAGGCGAAGCTTGTCGACCAGGTCGTCCTCCCAGCCGTCGGCGGGCGGAAGTTCGGGAATGAAGACGTAGTCGCATCCGCCGGCGATGGCGGACATGAGGGCGAGATAGCCGCAGCGTCTGCCCATGACCTCGATGATGAAGGTGCGCTGGTGGGAGGCTGCGGTGGCGGCGATCGCGTCGATCGCCTCGATGATGCGGGTCAGGGCGGAGTCGGTGCCGACGGTCATGTCGGTTCCAACCAGGTCGTTGTCGATCGAGCCGACGACGCCGGCGATGAGCAGCTTCGCGTGGCGCTCGCCCTCATCCTCGGATACCTTGCCCTCGGCGACGAGCTCGGCCAGCAGCTCCGGCCAGAGTTCGCGCAATTCGTCTGCGCCGGTGAGCGTGCCGTCGCCGCCCACGATGACCAGGCGGTCAATGCCGTTCTTGACGAAGTTGTAAACGGCCTTCTTCATGCCGCTGCGCTCGCGGAATTCGTCCGAGCGTGCGGTTCCGATGGCTGTGCCGCCCTTGTTGATGGTGGAGGAAACATCCGACCATCCCATCTTCTTGATGAGTTGCCCGCCCTCCACTGGGCCGCGCCAGCCTTCTAGGAACGCGTAGGGTGTTGCGCCGAGTTGCAGCGCGGTGCGCACGACCGCGCGGACGGTGGCGTTCATACCCTGCGCGTCACCGCCCGAAGTCAGGATTCCAATCTTTACTTCCGGGGCGGTTTCCTTACTTTCCACGACATCTCCTTCACATTTGCGTCATGATCGATTCTCTCATATTTGCTTCGCCTCGCATGGGTAGAATGGGGTCACGTATTGGCTTTCAGGAGGAGAGTTATGACAGCCCCGATTGATGCAACTGCGACGCCCGCATGGGCGCGCCTGACCGAACTTGAGGCGGGACTCAACGTCGATTTCCGCCAGTGGTTCAAGGACGAAAACCGCGCTAAGGACTTGACCTTCCGGGCCGCGGATCTGTACGTGGACCTATCCAAGACCTTCCTCACCGCCGAGGTTAAGGCCGCGCTCTTGGACCTGGCAGACCAGGTGAATCTGGCCGAGCGTCGTGACGCGATGCTCAGTGGGGAGCGAATTAACGTGACCGAGAACCGCGCCGTCCTGCACACCGCGCTGCGGCGCGAGAAAGGCGAGGAGGTGCTCGTGGACGGACACAACGTCGTCGAGGACGTCCATGAGGTTCTCGAGCGTGTTTATGCGTTCGCGGATAAGGTGCGCGAGGGCGAGTGGACGGGGGTGACGGGCAAGAGGATCGAGACGGTGGTCAACGTCGGCATCGGCGGCTCTGACCTGGGCCCGGTCATGGCCTACGAGGCGCTCAAGCCGTACGTCAAGGACGGCTTGGAGTGCCGCTTCATCTCGAACATCGATCCCACTGACGTGGGGGAGACGCTCAAGGGTCTCGACCCGGAGACGACGCTGGTGATCGTCGCATCTAAGACGTTTACAACCCTTGAGACGCTCACGAATGCACGCCAAGTGCGTGCCTGGCTGCTGAGGACGCTCGAGGAGCAGGGTGCGCCGACGGACGGCGCGGTAGCCAAGCACTTCGTGGCGGTCTCCACGGCGCTGGATAGGGTGGAGGCTTTCGGCATTGACCCGGCCAACGCTTTCGGCTTTTGGGATTGGGTGGGCGGACGCTACTCGGTCGATTCGGCCGTGGGGCTCTCGCTCGCGATCGCGCTGGGCAGGGATGGTTTCTCGGACTTCCTGGCCGGATTCCGCGCAATGGATCGCCACTTTGCCCAGGCCCCGGCGGCGGAGAATGTGCCGTTGCTCATGGGGTTGCTCAACGTCTTCTACGTCAACTTCGTGGGCGCGCCCACGCACGCCGTGTTGCCCTACTCGCAGTACCTGCACCGCTTCCCGGCCTACCTTCAGCAGTTGACGATGGAGTCGAACGGCAAGCGTGTGCGCTGGGACGGCACGCCGGTCACGTCGGCCACGGGTGAAGTCTTCTGGGGCGAGCCGGGCACGAACGGCCAGCATGCTTTCTACCAGCTCATCCACCAGGGCACGCAGCTCATTCCTGCGGATTTCATCGCGTTTGCCAACCCGACGTTCGCGTTCAAGGACGGCGATGCCGACCAGCACGAGCTGTTCCTCGGCAACTTCTTCGGGCAGACCAAGGCGCTCGCCTTCGGCAAGACGGCCGACGAGGTCCGCGCGGAGGGCGTGCCTGAGGAGTTGGTGACCGCGAAGGTATTCCCGGGCAACAAGCCCACCGCGTCGATCATGGCCCCGGCCCTGACCCCGTCGGTGCTCGGTCAGCTGATCGCGCTGTACGAGCACATCACGTTCGTCCAGGGCATCGTGTGGGGGATCGACTCCTTCGATCAGTGGGGCGTGGAGCTCGGCAAGGCGATGGCCAAGCAGCTGGCCAGCGCCGTCGAGGGCGACGAGGCGGCGATCGCTGCCGAGGATTCCTCGACCCGCGGCCTCATCGAGTACTACCGGGCAAACCGGAAGTAGAACGGAGCCCATCGAGGTGCCCGTCGGCGAGCCGGCGGGCACCTTCGTATTAGGTAGCAAACCCAGCGACCGTGGTTTTTTCCCGGGCCAGCGTACCCACACCCATGAGTGCAGCCTCGACGAAACACGTACTCGAGGAGGCTACCCTCCGGGGCTACCACCCGGCGAAGCGCCGCCCGTCGTTCCAGAGCACTTCGCGGAGGTCTCGGATGGCCGGCGGAAGGGCGTCTCCGCGCAGCGGCATGCCAAAGCGGGAGGTGAGGATCATCGTGTCGGGCCGAACGATCAGTGATCGGGTGTAAGCCGATGAGCCCGAGTCACCAAACTCCTCGACGAAAACGTTGAACCGCCGAGCGGCCACGCTCTGATCCTCAAGGAGGTCATAGTCAACTTCGATGAACCTCATGAGCGCGTTCCCGGTCGAGGCGTGGATAGTTGGCCAGGGGTGGTGATCGTTGACGACGGCGACCTCCCCAGGTTCGAGCGGCGGCGGGGTGTCGCCGGCGTGCTCATGCAAGGTGGCGGCGATCTTGGCGGTGAGGTTGCCGAGATCGCCGTCGGTTGGCTCCTGGCGCCACGTGTCTGTGGTGACGACGTAGCGGCCCAGTACCTGATTGTCGGCCGCGAAGGGTTCCCGGAACAGGGTGGCGTCGAACCTGACTACGCCGTCATCATCCCAGACGGTGAACGTGGGGCCGATCCAGGAGGAGTAGGTGTCCTCCTGCATGAGCAAATCCTCGGAGAAGAGTGTGTCGAGCCACAGGCTGAGAGGTGCTGTGCCGACGTGGTAGTAGAACTGGCCGGGCGGGACGAGGCGTGGCGCGCAACCGGGGGCGAGCGGCCAAGGGGTGAAGATTATCTCGGGCATCGGGTTGTTCCTCTGAAGCCTGTCCTTACTGGGATGGCCAAACTCTGTGCTTTCCTTGCATTACCTTGATAATTCTCCCGTCGGATGCAAGAGATCCAATCGTATCTCCGCGTGGAGATATCACCTTGTATCGCGAACCGGAATGCGAATCGAAGTCTTTCTGTAGGCCCCATTTGGACTTTGGGTCCACCCAGGTGACTTTGGCCTTTCCTCCTGGAAAGCTGTTGACTTTCTTGGTAAAGAGATTGAGGTTGACATGGGTGTATCGTTTAACTCCCGTCTGGGCAATGCCGAAGACGAGGTAACGCATGCCATTACCGCCGCCTTCGGTGGTTTGCTGATTTGCGAAGGGAACGATCTCTGGTCTCTGATCAAGATCTGGCGTTGAAAGGGTGATAGGCGTAGAAAGCAGTAGGTGGGAATATGGCGGGTGATCAGAGCCTGTGTCCTCGCTCGGGGGTATTGAGCCGGAAAACACAATGGACATGCTCAGCAAAGTGGCCAGAGTGGCAATTGGCAGATTCAACTGTTGCTTCTCCTTTGTGAAAATGCGTGTGATGGTTTTTCTTCTGAGGTCGACCTAACGTCGAAACGTTGAGCGTCTTTGGATGTTCGATCTATATGGCGTTTAGTGTGATTGTATTTGTGCCCTCTTCGTATTTGAAATCATCCTCAAGGCTGATGTGTCTGTTACGGCACGAGGTGGGCAGAGTTTACAGTCTTGTGCGCAATGGGGTCAGGGGGTGCCCGTCGTTCCACAGGTATTCGCGCAGTTGCAAGAAAAGCTCTGGGACGTCGTCGTTGATGAGGGGAGTGGTGAAGGCGCCCTCGTAGAGGCTTTGAGTGTAGACGATGGCGTCTGGACTAATGACGAGGCGTGCGGGGCGAATGATGTCGAGTGTGCGGTCGGCGTTTAAGATGGTGAACTCGCGGGCTTCGACGGGGCCGCCGTATTCGATGGGGAGGTCGTTGGAGTTGACGAAGCGCACGCATCCGGAGGGCGTGCCGAGGTGAATGACGGGCTCGAGCGCTGCGCAGTCGACGATGAGTTCGCCGGGGGAGATGAGCGGCGGCGGGCTCGCGTGGTGGGAGTGCAGGAGGTGAGCAAGGGCCGTGGTGATCGGTAGATAGTGGCCGGCGGCGGGTCCGGCTTTCCATTGGTCGTCGGCGATGAGGTAGCGGGCGAGGATATCGTTGTCGGCGGCGTAAGGCTCGCGGAAGAGGGTGGCGTCAAGCTGGGACTGGCCCTGATCGTTAAACCATACCGAGAATGTGGGTCCTTGCGAGGGAGCGGCGAGCGCGTGCCAGGGTACGATGTCGGAACTGACCTGGTCATCGAACCACATCGAGAACGGGCCGGCGCCGAGGTCGAGGCAGAACGCGCCCGGGGGGAATGGCGCGGCTGGTGTGGATGGCGACACCGGCCACGGGATGAAGGTGTTCATGAGCTCTCACTTCTCCTAGTAAATAGAAGCGCCTTTGGGGAGTGACCACTTTAGTGTGATTGTATTTGTACCCTTTTCGTATTGAAACCATCCTCAGTCTGATGTGTCTGTTATGGCACGAGGTGGGCAGAGTCTACAGGCTTGTGTGCAACGGGGTGAGAGGGCACCCGTCGTTCCACAGGTATTCGCGCAGTTGCAAGAAAAGCTCGGGGACGTCGTCGTTGAGGAGGGGAGTGGTGGAAAACTACGGTACGTACCCGCGCCAAGTGCCCGATTTCTCCTTTATCAAGTAAATGAAGATTTCCTCTTCTGGGGTATCGGAAGTGATGATAGTTAAATAATCCGTGTCCTGGTTTGAGGCATGCACTTGTCCGAGACGAACCGGCTCATTCCCACTTCCGACGTCATGTCGAATAGTCTCGACAGCAACAGGATTCCCTATGATGTCTTCGAGCCGCGCAAAGTCTCTAGCGTTAATTGCGGATGTAACGTTTTCTCCCAAGTCCCGTAACTCTTTCAGCTCGCGAGAAGATTGGGAGGATGAGTGAAGGTACCACACAGCCACCAGCACCGCGAGAACGGTGAGGAGAGCTGTCAACGCTAGCGCCTTCCGTTTAGGTTCTGTACGCATAAAAGGTTGCTCCCTTCCAGTCGAGAAGAACCTGATTCATGCTTCGGCGATACCTGTCATGGGTGTGATAGGTAAAGTAAGGCGTGCCGTTGCTGTAATACGAAACCATCATGGTGTGAGTTTTTCGATTTGAATCCTTGGGTTTGACCTGAAGTGAAGTGTCCTGGTTTTTGTTTCGCTTCTTATGTTGAGGTCAACTCGCTGACCCGGGTTTGATTATACCTATCGATGATCTTGGCTGGTGTGCAGTAGTCTAACGAGGTTACGTCCCTTAGTGTGGTGTATCTGGACCCGGGACTGGCCGCGTGCCAACGTGTGTAGTGGCGGTCATCGCGGGTACCTTTCGAATCAACTTCCAATTCTCCTTGAAAGGATACAATCACGATGACCGCCGATCCCCAGCTTCGGCACCACTTCGGCCACCGTCTGCCACTGAGAACACGCACCCTCATCAGCGAAAGGATCCACAACCATCCGCGCCGCGCGATCCTTAAACTCCTGTGAATACCTCTTGGCCATATCCCAATCCTCTCAAAAGTGAGTAGGAACAAAACTCAGTACGCTTCACTCACCCCTGCTTATCTGACGGGAATGCGTTCGTTTAGAGGTGTGTTGCTTTATTGAAGCTATTCTCGAATTCCGGCTTTGACGGCGGTTATAGCGAGTTCGCCTCGGGTTGCGCAGCCGGTGTGGGTGAGAATGTCGGAAACATAGGATCTCACGGTTGCTTCGGTGAGCCCGGTTTGCCGGGCGATGCTTTTGTTCGCAAAAGCTTTCAGTAGCAGCCGGAACGTGGGACGCAAGTGATCTGGGAGGGTGGTGATAGCGTTGATGAAGTCGGCGTATTGTTCGCGGTTTTCGTGGGTTTGGGCGTAGGAGGCGGTGAGGATCTCGGTAGGGCGCGGTGCCATCACTTGTTGGCCGCTATAGGCTTTACGGATCAGTTGGGCAAGTTCAGGGGCGGGGATGTCTTTGGTGAGGAATCCGCGTACGCCCGCACCGATCGCTTGGCCTAGGGATTCTTCGTGTTCGAACGCGGTGAGCATGATGATCGTGACGCCGGGTTGTTCGCTACTGATTCGGCGGGCAGCTTCAATGCCGCTCATCACCGGCATATCCACATCCAGTAGTGCCACGTCTATCCGGTGTAGGGCGAGCTGGTCGAACACTTGGGCGCCGTTCCCGGCGGTTGCCACCACCCGCAGACCGTCTTGCGCGTTCAATAAGTTGGACAGGCCGTCACGGATAATCTGGTCATCATCGGCGAGGAGGACACGGATCTCGTGCTCAGTCATTGGCCTGCTCCTTTGCTGCATGTTCGTTCGTCTGGCTGCCTGCTCGGTTCCCGGTTTGGTTGTCTGTGTGGTTGTGTGCGGGGAGCGTAATATATATCAACCATTGGCTGCCCAGGTTGCTTGCCTCCATGCTGCCGCCCTCGCTGCGAATCCGGCTGCCGAGGTTTGCTAGCCCGTAGCCGCTACTCATTCCTGGAGCTACCGGGGCGTCTGCGATTTCGTTGCTGAGCGAGATTGTGAGCACGCCAGACTCGGCGTCAGTGTCAATCACCAGGTTTGCTGCCGAATCTGCTGGTGCGTATTTCAGAATATTCGAGCCGCACTCCCGGATAGCCAGAGCGCCCGTGAGGCGCTGCTGGCGAGTCACCGTATTATCGAGGTCTTCTGGGGTGACGGTGTCGAGCGTGATACTCCGGGTTTTCAACATCAGCTTCACCTGTTTCACCACCTGGGATAGCAGCACCTCACTGGCTGCGGTATCAATCGAGAGAATCATCGGGCGGATGCGGCGCGAGGCGTCCGTGGCAGCAGCCACCAAGCACATCAGCTCACTAGAAAGCTCTGGGTGACGGGTGGCCACGTCTTGGGCGAGCACGGCCACGTGAGCCAAATCTTTCGCCGTCGTGTCATGCAACTGGCGAGCCAGCTCCCTGCGGTTTTCTTCTGCACTGCGCCTTATGGTTTCTCTTTCTTGCTCGGCCAGCACCCGCCGCCCGTTTTGCCAGCGCAGCGTCAGGCCGATAGCCAGCACGAGAACAGCAGTTAAAACAGAGCTGAATGCCTGCAAACCGGGCGTGATACTCACCGCCGTGGCGATCCCCCCGTCCAGCACGAGTACGAGCACGGCTGGAACAATCCACGAACGCATCAGCCAGAAAACCATCAAGATGCTCAGAGCAAAGCTGACCATCTCAAACCCATCAATCAGGTTCAGCAGGTTAAAACCGAAATAGGATGCGAGAAAAACGTATTCGCACACCTGAAACCAGCCCGCCGCCACAAACAGGCCAAGAAGAACCAGCGAGAAGATCACGCCCAGTATGGACGCGTTGTGCTGTCCTGCAATCAGCTGAAACGTGTCAAACACCAAGAAGAAAACAGCCGAGAGCGTAAACACTAGCGGCTGCGCTAGTGTGGAACGCGTATAGCTGGGAAATATCAGACTGAGCATCACTAGACACTATACCGGGCTACTTATGCGGCCTATGCTTCTCGCAACCGGGAAGATTTGGCAAGAGCTTGCAGATTGCAGGAGCAATCCACTGAGTTTGACTGCTGGCTGACGGGAATGCCACTGCGCTGACAGCGAGCTGTTCAACGGCGGTCGGTTCGGATACAGCAACTGATCCGATGGGTATCGCTACGGTGATAACCGCCAACCCGGCGGCAATACTCGAAACACTCATTTGTTCTTCCTTTCTGCGGTGATGATTAGGTGCCACGAGCCTATTGGTGCGCTTATAAATCCCGATACCGATGAATGTCGGTATAACTGACCAAAATTTGTCGGTATCCGCGCGGCCTGCCCGCCGAATAGCTTTAAAGAGTCCACTTGGCTACAACTAGACAAAAAGGAGAAACGACATGGCTACCAGGACTCTCATGGCAAAAGCAACGACCTCAGGATTGCTCGCCGTTCCCCTGGCGTTCGGCACCGCAGGCATAGCCTCGGCTCAACCGGCGCAAAACACAGCTGCGATTGAGCCGGAGGCAATCACCGTCTCGGCGTCCTTGAATTCTGCTCTAGAATCGCTAGCAGCATATGCAACGGCATCAGAGGAGAATCTCACCGCGGACGATCTTGCAACCCTTAATGGAGCGCTGCAGGTAATCATGCAAGCGAAAGCGGCTGAAGGCGAAGTCATTTACAGTATCAATGAGGAAGGTAAAAACGTCTATATGACTGAAGTTCTCTTCGGTGATAGCGAAGTTATGCAGTTTTACTACGAAGCTGATCCCGCATCTGCCGAAGCTGCCGAGCTTTCGGATGCAATCTATTACCCATACATGGAGCGTGCGGGAGGTAATGAGTGGTACCCGAAGATTTGGTCGGGAACCGATTCGAAAGGACGCTGGGTTCGGTTCAATCGCGCAGCACAGGGCTTGATGGTGGGTGCAGCGGGAACTGCACTCAAAGCCGCAATTTGCGCTATTCCTGGAGTGAACGCCGTGGGATGCGCGGTGGTATGGGGAGCAACAATCGTTGCGAAGCAAGTTATCAAACGTGTAGGGCGTTGTCCCGAGGCTCGTCCGTGGCTATATGCGTATCCGGCTAATCTGGGCACATCCGGCTGCCGAGTTTCTTGAACAGACTGAGGCGAGAAAGGATAAGACCAATGAAAAACTTGATCGAAAACCACGTGTGGAGTTTCGCGCTGATTCTAACGGTTGTCTTTTCCCCGGTGGTTATTTGGGGAGCGTGGGACACCATTGACAATGCCGAATCCATCGCAATCCGAATTGCTCTGTGTATCGGGATCATAGTGGTTACTTACATTGGTGCTGGTCTGCTGCTCATGTGGAACCGTTGGACGCAGCGCAAATACCGCGAGAAAGGCATCATCAAGTAACGAAGTTGCGCGATACGTGGTGGGAGCTGGCGAGCGAAGCGAGGAGCGAACTGCAAGGGACACGACCCGCGGCCGAACTCTGTCTCGGCCTTCGGGATCGTGCCCCTCGCGTGAGTGATTTCTAGGGCGCGGATCGCGCCATGAATCCGCCGGTTGGTTGCTTAGTTCAGTGCTACCTCGACGTCCTTGCCGAGGAAACCGCCCTCAAGGAGGACCTTCGTGGGCACGCTGTCGGCCGGAATATCGAAGACGAACTTGCCGGATAGGGTGTTGCCGGGGTTGATCTTGTCGAGGACCCATGAGCCCTCAAGGTAGAGAGCGGCGTCGGTTGAATACGAGTGCTGCCTGCCCTGGTCGTCAATGATCTTCATCGAGTCGGTAAAGAACGTCTCGGCCTTGTCGCCGTTGTTGAGGATGGACGCGCTGACGACGACGAACTGCCCCTGGGCCTTGGCGCCGAGGTACTCGTTACCGACAGAAGGGATTCCGGTCTCAACCCCCTCAACCGTTATGGTGAAATCGCCGACTTCAACCGGCGTGCCGATGGTTGCGGCAGGCGTCTCGGGGGCGGCGGACTGCGTTGATTCCGTTGTGGTAGCCTCGGTGGCAGGGGCCGCTTGCGACGCCGCAGCGGAGGGCGCGGCCTCCGGCGCTTCATTTGAGCCGCCGGCCAACTTTGCGATGGCGGCAATAATAATGACGACAATAACGGCTGTCAGAATCTTGTGCTTGGCGAACCAGGAGCCCTTCGTATTCTCGGGTGTGCTAGTCATAGTTTTCCGATCATTTAGTGCGAAAGATGACTCAGTAAGTCAAGCAGTTCCCCCCCCCGCAACCCCAACAGGCGGGTTGTAAGGAATGTTGCAAGCGGAATCGCGTTCCAGCTCGAACGCCGCGGTGAGCGCCTTGAGGAAAAGCGTGTGCGCCGCGATCAGCGCAGAAAGACGGTCGCTCGGTGTAACGGATGCGGAAACCGGGCTTGCGGGCTTCGAGAAGGCGACTCTTCAGACGGAGGATCCCGCGGCGCGGTCCAGGCAGTGCCAGGCCTCAACCATTGGCGGATGGTTGTGCGTCTGATGTCGTCGTCGGGCTGGCGGCATTGCTTGGGTGAGGTGGCCTGTGAGTTTTTGTCGCCGGTGAGTGTTTGACGTCTGGTGAAGGGGAGCGATATAGTTTCAACACTATATGATAATGATTGTCGTTAGCGAAAAGGAGTCGCATGCGCGTTCGTCCCATCGTCACATCCCTGCTGGTCGGGGTCGCTGTGTCCATCCCGACCACGGCCTCCGCGATCTCCGGCGGTCAGGAAGCAACCTCTGATTACATCGTTCAGATCGCCACTCAAACCAAGCTGGAGTCGAAGAAAATCGACCACTGCACCGGAAGCGCCCTCAACTCCGAATGGATCATCACCGCCGCTCACTGTATTGAGGATGCGGCGTCGGATACCTCGGCCAACATCTACTTCTCCAACAGCAAGGAAAACCCCGGAGAACCGATAAGCTCGGCCAAGATCGTTCCCGCCCCGGCGGCTGACCTCGCGCTTATTAAGCTCTCCCAGCCGCACGAGCTGTCCCAGTATGCAACTCTCGCCGCGGACCATCGCTTCACCGAGAAGGAGCGAGGTTACATTTACGGTTATGGACGTGGTATCGAGGCTAAGCCGATGAACCACCTCCGCCGAGCCGAGGTTTCGCAGAGCTATCAGAGCAGGGATCAGTATTGGAGTGATGTCTACCGGCTTGAAGGCATCGATGGCACCTCGAACCATGGCGATTCCGGTGGGCCGTTCATCGTCAACGGCAAGCTGGTGGGCATCAATATCCTCGGCTCGCACGTCGCTGACAACTACTGGATCGGCGAAGTCTCCGGTGCTCTGCAGCTGAGGCCCTTCGTTTCGTGGATTGAACAGGAGACAGGGGTCAAGGCGGTTCCGTTCGCGCAGGCGACCCCGGCACCCGGTCCATCACCTGAGGGGCCGACGCCGACACCCGAGACCGACGACTCACCGACCGAAGAAGGCGACGGCAATCAGCCTAGACCTGAAGCAAATGACCCGGCTCCGCAGGCCCCGGCCCTCGACTCCCCGGCAGTCCCGGTTCCGCCGGCTCCGGCCGCGCCCGTCCCTGCCGAGGATGCCTCGCCGGCTGCCCCTGCCGCCAGCCCCGATGACGACACGACGCCGTCCGCCGTGACAGACACGGAGGCAACGGCGGAGCCGGTCGTTGCCAATGCGACGGGGACCCCGAACGTCGTGGTGCCCGCCACCGGAACCCCGGCGGCAACGGTGAAGGGCGGTGGAAAGGCCGAGCTGGCCTACACCGGCTCGGCCATTGCCCCGCTTGCGGCTGCCGGAATCGTCAGCCTCGCCGCTGGCGCCTTGCTCGTGCGCCGCGGTATGGCCTCCCGCCGCGAGGCCTGACGCTCGCCGCCTCAGCCCCGTTCGCCGCGGCGCCCGTCGACACGAGTGGGCGCCGCGGAAGCGCACAACCTGCCTTAGCCCGACCCTGTGGGAGAGCCTGTGCCACTCTTGGCAAGCTGCTAGCCTGGTCGGGTGAAGAACAGCGCAGGGTCGGGTGCACCGAGGCACGACGCCGTCGGCTCACCCGTGCTACTCCCCGGCCTCTATGAGCGCCTCATCGACGCCGAACTTGCCGAATTGCTCGCGGCGACGCAACTGCGCGCGGTCAGTGCCGCGGTCGACGCCGCCGACGCGCCTCACATCCTTACCACGCACCTGGCGGGCCGGATTGAGGCCGCACTCAGCCAGGTCGAGGCCGGGGAGCGGCTGGCACTGGCGAACCGTCTCCTTGAGGTTCTCCCTGATTCCTCTCCGCTCCGCGAGAGTCCTCCCGCAGGATCCGCCAAA is part of the Trueperella abortisuis genome and harbors:
- a CDS encoding 6-phosphofructokinase — encoded protein: MESKETAPEVKIGILTSGGDAQGMNATVRAVVRTALQLGATPYAFLEGWRGPVEGGQLIKKMGWSDVSSTINKGGTAIGTARSDEFRERSGMKKAVYNFVKNGIDRLVIVGGDGTLTGADELRELWPELLAELVAEGKVSEDEGERHAKLLIAGVVGSIDNDLVGTDMTVGTDSALTRIIEAIDAIAATAASHQRTFIIEVMGRRCGYLALMSAIAGGCDYVFIPELPPADGWEDDLVDKLRLGRKNGRRDSLIVVAEGASDQAGKPITAEDVRAAIKDRMGEDPRITSLGHVQRGGTPSAYDRWMPTLLGYTAAWDMYHATPQTEPVIIGTRRNKLVRLPMMEAIKNTRAVKEYLTTGDWDSAVTSRGSHYREMIDLFNTLSSPEAPERPKNSKRIGILHAGGLAPGMNPAARAAVKFGIDRGYTMLGISGGFPGLVDGKIRELKWNDVEGWAEDGGAELGTRRTIPDIDQYYALGRAIENARLDGLIVIGGFKGYKMAYEMYKESSRYPAFKIPMVLVPASIDNNLPGSEFSIGTDTALNWNTETIDRIRQSASASRRCFVVETMGRKCGYLALMSALTTGAEQVYLYEDGITLSQLAADTQKMIRSFEAGRQLYLVVRNEDASEYYNADVLANIFEEEGGDLFDVRSLIIGHAQQGGNPSPFDRTLAVRLVNTAMDTLARELEGRGGSYHVGMVDGHIEAQPVSHMDELIDMDDRLPFEPWWHCLKEVLYVVSDPTADLELAQLPIVVDDKDA
- the pgi gene encoding glucose-6-phosphate isomerase is translated as MTAPIDATATPAWARLTELEAGLNVDFRQWFKDENRAKDLTFRAADLYVDLSKTFLTAEVKAALLDLADQVNLAERRDAMLSGERINVTENRAVLHTALRREKGEEVLVDGHNVVEDVHEVLERVYAFADKVREGEWTGVTGKRIETVVNVGIGGSDLGPVMAYEALKPYVKDGLECRFISNIDPTDVGETLKGLDPETTLVIVASKTFTTLETLTNARQVRAWLLRTLEEQGAPTDGAVAKHFVAVSTALDRVEAFGIDPANAFGFWDWVGGRYSVDSAVGLSLAIALGRDGFSDFLAGFRAMDRHFAQAPAAENVPLLMGLLNVFYVNFVGAPTHAVLPYSQYLHRFPAYLQQLTMESNGKRVRWDGTPVTSATGEVFWGEPGTNGQHAFYQLIHQGTQLIPADFIAFANPTFAFKDGDADQHELFLGNFFGQTKALAFGKTADEVRAEGVPEELVTAKVFPGNKPTASIMAPALTPSVLGQLIALYEHITFVQGIVWGIDSFDQWGVELGKAMAKQLASAVEGDEAAIAAEDSSTRGLIEYYRANRK
- a CDS encoding response regulator transcription factor, translating into MTEHEIRVLLADDDQIIRDGLSNLLNAQDGLRVVATAGNGAQVFDQLALHRIDVALLDVDMPVMSGIEAARRISSEQPGVTIIMLTAFEHEESLGQAIGAGVRGFLTKDIPAPELAQLIRKAYSGQQVMAPRPTEILTASYAQTHENREQYADFINAITTLPDHLRPTFRLLLKAFANKSIARQTGLTEATVRSYVSDILTHTGCATRGELAITAVKAGIRE
- a CDS encoding sensor histidine kinase, whose translation is MFTLSAVFFLVFDTFQLIAGQHNASILGVIFSLVLLGLFVAAGWFQVCEYVFLASYFGFNLLNLIDGFEMVSFALSILMVFWLMRSWIVPAVLVLVLDGGIATAVSITPGLQAFSSVLTAVLVLAIGLTLRWQNGRRVLAEQERETIRRSAEENRRELARQLHDTTAKDLAHVAVLAQDVATRHPELSSELMCLVAAATDASRRIRPMILSIDTAASEVLLSQVVKQVKLMLKTRSITLDTVTPEDLDNTVTRQQRLTGALAIRECGSNILKYAPADSAANLVIDTDAESGVLTISLSNEIADAPVAPGMSSGYGLANLGSRIRSEGGSMEASNLGSQWLIYITLPAHNHTDNQTGNRAGSQTNEHAAKEQAND
- a CDS encoding DUF4352 domain-containing protein, translating into MTSTPENTKGSWFAKHKILTAVIVVIIIAAIAKLAGGSNEAPEAAPSAAASQAAPATEATTTESTQSAAPETPAATIGTPVEVGDFTITVEGVETGIPSVGNEYLGAKAQGQFVVVSASILNNGDKAETFFTDSMKIIDDQGRQHSYSTDAALYLEGSWVLDKINPGNTLSGKFVFDIPADSVPTKVLLEGGFLGKDVEVALN